In the Deinococcus radiophilus genome, one interval contains:
- the kynU gene encoding kynureninase, giving the protein MPQGIYMDGNSLGLMPHSARRAVERRLNDWAEQAVMGWDRWFDLSETLSPQVARLVGAQPDEVISTGSITTNLHLLISTFYRPEGERRHLLATELDFPSDLYAMRSWADLHGAELRLIPSRDGQTLHPDDIAAAITDEIALVLLPVVLYRSGQLLDMPRWTEYAHAQGCVVGWDAAHSIGALPHNFHDDGADFAVWCTYKYLNAGPGAPGGLFVHERHLGTMPALRGWWGNDKTSQFKMAGDYERGAGAGAFQLGTPGILSLAGLEGALEVYDGVDLQELRARSLELTELLMTLADEQLPEMQMVTPRDPAERGGHISLQWEHNKQVSLALRARGIVPDFREPGILRLAPIPFYNSEDDVRRTVQVIREIVDSGEYREIVDGGAVS; this is encoded by the coding sequence ATGCCGCAAGGAATTTATATGGACGGCAACAGCCTGGGCCTGATGCCGCACTCCGCACGCCGGGCGGTGGAGCGCCGTCTGAACGACTGGGCCGAGCAGGCCGTGATGGGCTGGGACCGCTGGTTTGACCTGAGCGAAACCCTGTCGCCGCAGGTGGCCCGTCTGGTCGGGGCGCAGCCTGATGAGGTGATTTCGACGGGCAGCATCACCACCAATCTGCATCTGCTCATTTCCACCTTTTACCGCCCCGAGGGTGAACGTAGACACCTGCTGGCCACCGAACTGGACTTTCCCAGCGACCTGTACGCCATGCGCTCCTGGGCTGACCTGCACGGCGCCGAGCTGCGGCTGATTCCCTCGCGTGACGGCCAGACCCTGCACCCGGACGACATCGCGGCGGCCATCACCGACGAGATCGCGCTGGTGCTGCTGCCGGTGGTGCTGTACCGCTCCGGGCAACTGCTGGACATGCCCCGCTGGACCGAATACGCTCACGCCCAGGGCTGCGTGGTGGGCTGGGACGCGGCGCACTCGATCGGAGCGCTGCCGCACAACTTCCATGACGACGGCGCCGATTTCGCAGTGTGGTGTACCTACAAGTACCTGAACGCGGGCCCCGGCGCGCCCGGCGGCCTATTCGTCCATGAGCGGCACCTGGGAACCATGCCGGCCCTGCGCGGTTGGTGGGGCAACGACAAGACCAGTCAGTTCAAGATGGCAGGCGACTACGAGCGCGGCGCGGGAGCAGGAGCATTTCAGCTGGGCACGCCCGGCATCCTGTCGCTGGCAGGCCTAGAAGGAGCGCTGGAGGTCTATGACGGCGTGGATCTGCAGGAACTGCGCGCCCGCTCACTGGAACTCACCGAGCTGCTGATGACCCTGGCAGATGAACAATTGCCTGAAATGCAGATGGTGACCCCCCGCGACCCGGCGGAACGTGGCGGGCACATTTCCTTGCAGTGGGAGCACAACAAGCAGGTGTCGCTGGCGCTGCGGGCCCGCGGTATCGTGCCGGATTTCCGCGAGCCGGGCATCCTGCGCCTGGCCCCGATTCCCTTCTACAATTCCGAGGACGATGTGCGGCG